A single window of Rhizobium sp. SL42 DNA harbors:
- a CDS encoding MerR family transcriptional regulator: protein MANGPKNLHKIEKPTGRMRDDRIVLPDIILPPNVPSEPVAIADMAELFGITHRTLHFYEEKGLIGAGRMGLMRVYGQSDVARMAVINTCREVGMPISVIQDLFERLSAAQSRAEANALLEEALMTRQRELTASLSTIHRQLQQVNTLLANEATATSGRTTPTRQTIDLSDIEHRCLHMMAEGHTTSRIARNFEMKIDEVTEIENGLIQKIGAQNRFQAIAKAVLLGMIAS from the coding sequence ATGGCGAACGGTCCGAAAAATCTGCATAAAATAGAAAAACCGACCGGACGCATGCGGGATGATCGGATTGTCCTGCCAGATATCATATTGCCACCCAATGTGCCGTCCGAGCCCGTCGCAATCGCGGACATGGCCGAACTTTTCGGCATCACCCACAGGACGCTTCACTTCTACGAGGAAAAAGGTCTGATCGGCGCCGGCCGGATGGGCTTGATGCGCGTCTATGGCCAATCCGATGTCGCACGCATGGCGGTCATCAACACATGCCGGGAAGTCGGCATGCCAATATCTGTCATTCAGGATCTGTTCGAACGGCTGTCTGCAGCCCAGTCACGGGCGGAGGCCAACGCGCTGCTGGAAGAAGCACTGATGACACGGCAACGGGAGCTGACCGCAAGCCTCTCGACAATCCACCGGCAATTGCAGCAGGTCAACACACTGCTGGCCAACGAGGCAACGGCAACTTCCGGACGAACGACCCCGACAAGGCAGACGATAGATCTCTCCGACATCGAGCATCGCTGCCTGCATATGATGGCCGAGGGACATACAACAAGCCGGATCGCGAGGAACTTCGAGATGAAAATCGACGAAGTGACCGAGATCGAAAACGGGCTCATTCAAAAGATCGGTGCCCAAAACCGTTTCCAGGCCATCGCGAAGGCCGTCTTGCTCGGAATGATCGCCAGTTGA
- the nthB gene encoding nitrile hydratase subunit beta, with protein sequence MNGPHDLGGQMGFGPIAPERNEPYFHAEWEKRALGITLSCGAFGAWTIDESRHARESIPPAAYLAASYYEVWIRGVDTLLERHGFASRQELLSGQHMGQGAIPKRVLTADMVAAVLARGGPCDRPVQAAAKFAVGDRVRTKNFHPVGHTRLPRYARAKTGVVEAVQGGFVFPDDNAHRNGENPQWVYTVVFTADEIWGEGADSSLSISIDAWESYLEHV encoded by the coding sequence ATGAACGGCCCACACGACCTTGGAGGACAGATGGGTTTCGGCCCGATCGCGCCGGAGCGCAACGAACCCTATTTCCACGCGGAATGGGAAAAGCGCGCGCTCGGTATCACACTGTCCTGCGGTGCCTTCGGTGCCTGGACCATCGATGAAAGTCGACATGCACGCGAAAGCATTCCGCCGGCCGCGTATCTCGCAGCAAGCTACTATGAGGTGTGGATCCGCGGTGTCGACACGCTGCTGGAGCGGCATGGTTTTGCAAGTCGCCAGGAATTGCTGTCGGGGCAACATATGGGGCAGGGCGCGATACCGAAGCGAGTGCTGACGGCGGATATGGTGGCCGCTGTGCTGGCCAGGGGCGGTCCCTGTGATCGCCCTGTGCAAGCGGCCGCGAAGTTTGCCGTGGGCGACCGGGTCAGGACGAAGAATTTCCACCCGGTCGGTCACACGCGCCTGCCACGTTACGCCCGCGCGAAGACGGGTGTCGTCGAGGCCGTGCAGGGCGGGTTCGTTTTCCCGGATGACAATGCCCATCGCAACGGCGAAAATCCGCAATGGGTCTACACGGTCGTCTTCACCGCCGACGAGATCTGGGGTGAGGGTGCCGATTCTTCGTTGAGCATCTCCATCGATGCCTGGGAGAGCTATCTTGAGCACGTGTGA
- a CDS encoding aspartate/glutamate racemase family protein gives MQMMGLIGGMSFESSAVYYRLINEAVRNRLGGLTSAEVIMHSVNFESIVALQKAGRWDDAARRLGDVAAGLEKAGAGCVLICTNTMHLVAGEVQARINVPLINIIDETADALKKKGAKRPLLLATRYTMEHGFYAERMRLNGVEIMVPDADGRTATHNIIFDELCAGHVFDSSRDTLMAIIDKAKAEGADSVILGCTEICLILDPSNLPLPGFDSTTIHAEAAVDFCLARTMAADAA, from the coding sequence ATGCAGATGATGGGCCTGATCGGTGGAATGAGTTTCGAAAGTTCTGCCGTCTACTATCGGTTGATCAACGAAGCCGTAAGGAACAGGCTCGGCGGATTGACTTCCGCCGAAGTCATCATGCATTCCGTCAATTTCGAGAGCATCGTCGCCCTACAGAAGGCTGGCCGCTGGGACGATGCCGCACGTCGCCTGGGGGATGTAGCCGCCGGATTGGAGAAAGCCGGAGCCGGCTGTGTTCTGATCTGCACGAACACCATGCATCTGGTTGCCGGCGAAGTTCAGGCCCGCATCAACGTGCCGCTGATCAACATCATCGACGAGACCGCAGATGCCCTGAAGAAGAAGGGTGCCAAGCGTCCTCTGCTGCTTGCCACCCGCTATACCATGGAGCACGGTTTCTATGCCGAGCGCATGCGCCTGAATGGCGTAGAGATCATGGTGCCGGACGCAGATGGCCGGACCGCGACCCATAACATCATCTTTGATGAACTCTGCGCCGGTCATGTCTTCGACAGCTCGCGTGACACGCTCATGGCCATCATCGACAAGGCCAAGGCAGAGGGCGCCGACAGCGTGATCCTTGGCTGCACGGAAATCTGCCTGATCCTCGATCCGTCAAACCTGCCGCTACCCGGCTTCGATTCGACCACCATCCATGCCGAGGCGGCCGTCGATTTCTGCCTGGCGCGGACCATGGCCGCCGACGCCGCCTGA
- a CDS encoding ATP-dependent DNA helicase, with the protein MEFAPQQDEALKAVSKWLKEGKSPIFRLFGYAGTGKTTLAKHFAEHVDGDVLFAAFTGKAAQVLRSRGASNAKTIHSLIYRPRGEEAVEDEETGKTSIAPMFSINRQSPVAKAAMIVIDECSMVDEQLGRDLMSFGTPILVLGDPGQLPPVTGGGYFTEQEPDYLLTDIHRQARDNPIIQLAMHIREGKEIMYGDYGSTARVISKNEVNQELVLEADQVLVGTNKTRRRYNKRLRELKGFTVEHPQAGDKLVCLRNDQVKGLLNGSLWQVMTSSRETVKPGINLLIKPEDDDMDRGAAKIKLLKAAFEDIETEVPWSTRKRYDEFDYGYALTVHKAQGSQWNNVVLFDESWAFRDTRERWLYTAVTRAAETLTIVR; encoded by the coding sequence ATGGAATTTGCTCCGCAACAAGATGAAGCCCTGAAGGCCGTTTCCAAATGGTTGAAAGAGGGCAAATCGCCGATCTTCAGGCTGTTTGGCTACGCCGGGACCGGCAAGACGACGCTTGCGAAACATTTCGCCGAGCATGTCGACGGCGATGTGCTTTTCGCGGCCTTCACCGGCAAGGCAGCCCAAGTGTTGCGTTCGCGTGGGGCGTCCAATGCCAAGACCATCCATTCCCTCATCTACCGGCCGCGCGGCGAAGAGGCTGTCGAGGACGAGGAGACCGGCAAGACATCGATCGCGCCGATGTTCTCGATCAACCGGCAGAGCCCAGTCGCCAAGGCGGCAATGATCGTCATCGACGAATGCTCGATGGTCGATGAGCAGCTTGGCCGCGACCTGATGAGCTTCGGTACGCCGATCCTGGTGCTTGGTGATCCCGGACAGTTGCCGCCGGTCACCGGTGGCGGCTACTTCACGGAGCAGGAGCCGGACTATCTGCTGACGGATATCCACCGCCAGGCACGCGACAATCCGATCATCCAGCTTGCCATGCATATCCGCGAGGGCAAGGAGATCATGTATGGCGACTATGGGTCGACCGCGCGGGTCATCTCGAAGAACGAGGTGAACCAGGAACTGGTACTCGAGGCCGACCAGGTTCTAGTCGGGACCAACAAGACGCGCCGTCGCTATAACAAGCGACTGCGCGAGTTGAAGGGTTTTACCGTCGAACATCCGCAAGCGGGCGACAAGCTCGTGTGCCTGCGCAACGATCAGGTCAAGGGCCTGCTCAATGGCTCGCTCTGGCAGGTCATGACATCGTCACGGGAAACCGTGAAACCCGGCATCAACCTGCTGATCAAGCCGGAAGACGACGACATGGATCGCGGGGCGGCCAAGATCAAGCTGTTGAAGGCGGCCTTCGAGGATATCGAGACTGAAGTACCGTGGTCGACCCGCAAGCGGTACGACGAGTTCGACTATGGGTATGCCCTGACCGTGCACAAGGCGCAGGGTTCGCAGTGGAACAATGTCGTGCTGTTCGATGAGAGCTGGGCGTTTCGCGACACCCGCGAGCGCTGGCTCTACACAGCTGTCACCCGTGCGGCGGAGACGCTGACCATCGTGCGGTGA
- a CDS encoding nitrile hydratase accessory protein gives MSTCEIPSPLSQSPGLPKSIEGDPVFAEPWHAQAFALTVHLHDRGLFDWSEWAASLSLEVHKAGRAPDGSDYFDAWIAALTALLDGKGVAEPEQVLALQKSWQRAAQATPHGSPIELANDPLVV, from the coding sequence TTGAGCACGTGTGAAATCCCGTCGCCGCTGTCACAGTCTCCGGGCCTGCCGAAATCAATTGAAGGCGATCCCGTCTTTGCCGAGCCTTGGCATGCACAGGCCTTTGCGCTGACCGTGCATTTGCATGACCGAGGACTTTTCGACTGGAGCGAATGGGCGGCCAGCCTGTCGCTAGAGGTGCACAAGGCGGGCAGGGCCCCGGACGGCTCCGACTATTTCGATGCCTGGATTGCGGCCTTGACGGCATTGCTGGACGGCAAGGGCGTGGCAGAACCTGAACAGGTTCTGGCCTTGCAGAAGAGTTGGCAGCGCGCGGCGCAAGCCACACCGCATGGCAGCCCGATCGAATTGGCAAATGACCCGCTGGTCGTCTGA
- a CDS encoding pyridoxine 5'-phosphate synthase has translation MPTKLSVNLNAIAMLRNRRDLPWPSVADLGRIALQAGASGLTVHPRPDQRHIRFSDLPLLRALIDDEFPQAEFNIEGYPTEEFLALCEAIEPEQVTLVPDDPSQATSDHGWDLVAHGDDLKRIVARLRAKGMRVSLFVDGDGQTETMALAKATGAERVELYTGPYGGCFDNPEAAQRQIALLGATADAAIAAGLAVNAGHDLTVANLPALVKRIPELAEVSIGHGLTADALEYGMAETVRRFCRACGQTI, from the coding sequence ATGCCGACCAAGCTTTCCGTCAATCTCAATGCCATCGCCATGCTTCGCAATCGCCGGGATTTGCCGTGGCCGAGCGTGGCGGATCTGGGGCGTATCGCCTTGCAGGCCGGTGCAAGTGGACTGACCGTGCACCCGCGGCCGGACCAGCGACATATCCGCTTCAGCGATTTGCCTCTGTTGCGCGCCCTGATCGACGATGAGTTTCCACAGGCCGAGTTCAATATCGAGGGATACCCGACCGAGGAGTTCCTTGCTCTCTGCGAAGCTATCGAGCCTGAACAGGTAACGCTTGTCCCCGATGATCCGTCGCAGGCGACGTCCGACCATGGTTGGGATCTGGTCGCACATGGCGATGACCTGAAGAGAATCGTCGCGCGGCTTCGTGCCAAGGGCATGCGCGTGTCACTATTTGTCGACGGGGACGGCCAGACGGAGACGATGGCTCTGGCCAAGGCGACCGGTGCCGAGCGTGTCGAGCTGTATACAGGGCCTTATGGTGGCTGCTTTGACAATCCTGAAGCGGCCCAGCGTCAGATTGCCTTGCTCGGCGCGACGGCCGATGCGGCGATTGCCGCCGGCCTTGCGGTCAATGCCGGCCACGACCTGACGGTCGCTAACCTGCCGGCGCTGGTCAAGCGCATTCCGGAACTGGCCGAGGTCTCGATTGGCCACGGCCTGACGGCCGATGCACTTGAATATGGAATGGCAGAAACGGTACGCCGTTTCTGCCGCGCCTGTGGCCAGACTATCTGA